In Crinalium epipsammum PCC 9333, the following are encoded in one genomic region:
- a CDS encoding WD40 repeat domain-containing protein: protein MLELSRWLQIAEILSIAASLVGVFVATKLGDILYATVPIAISLLLNSVNRLYLEQRNKKRIKVAISRINQELSAHLQTLEQKNLETRNLTSQQIQAEIYAFKSEMAQHLSQDEALELVPIYDKILEQKRLIQFLQEQSTSLEESLNIVIDYLKNLSLPSRVEFLEKTSSQQSQKVATFPTQLAEITARLDAIQAQTIAREEAYLTTKIPSLGDNSEELISVNPQQLISLQSQSWSCRNTILGHSDWVRSLAISFDGKTLISGSFDKNIKIWNLSTGELINSLSGHTKAVFCVAISLDGKILASGSWDETIKLWEMDSGKLITTLTGHSGSVRSLTISQDGQTLISGSFDKTIKLWNLSTGELINTITDNINPISAIALTPDNQIASSGEDGIIRLWELQTGKCSSILTGNLSSVESLAISPDAYIASGSANGMISLWQLPTGLLINSFKGHLGQVTSGVFSFDGQTYISGSSDGTIKIWYLQSNGKLKESPVHILSNQNSNVVMSLAVSVDGKTLVAACADGSIQIWKCD, encoded by the coding sequence ATGTTAGAGTTATCTCGTTGGTTACAAATTGCAGAAATTTTATCTATAGCTGCCTCATTAGTCGGGGTATTTGTTGCTACGAAGTTAGGAGACATCCTTTATGCAACCGTGCCAATAGCTATTTCTTTATTACTCAATTCAGTTAATAGATTATATTTAGAGCAACGTAATAAAAAACGAATCAAGGTAGCCATTAGCCGTATAAATCAGGAATTGTCAGCACATCTTCAAACCTTAGAACAAAAAAACTTAGAAACGCGGAATTTAACTTCTCAACAAATCCAAGCAGAAATTTATGCTTTCAAGTCAGAAATGGCACAGCATCTTTCCCAAGATGAAGCTCTTGAACTTGTACCAATATACGATAAAATTCTAGAACAAAAACGATTAATCCAGTTTCTACAAGAACAATCTACCAGCCTGGAAGAATCTTTAAATATTGTAATTGATTACCTTAAAAATTTATCTTTACCATCAAGAGTAGAGTTTTTAGAAAAAACGAGTTCACAACAATCTCAAAAAGTTGCTACTTTCCCTACCCAATTAGCAGAAATTACTGCCCGTCTTGATGCTATCCAAGCACAAACGATTGCACGAGAAGAAGCTTATTTAACAACTAAAATTCCTTCTTTAGGGGATAATAGTGAAGAATTAATCAGTGTAAATCCACAGCAATTAATCTCTTTACAGTCTCAATCATGGAGTTGTAGAAATACAATTTTAGGGCATTCAGACTGGGTTCGTTCTCTAGCAATTAGTTTTGATGGAAAAACTTTAATTAGCGGCAGTTTTGATAAAAATATCAAAATTTGGAATTTATCCACAGGAGAATTAATCAATAGTTTATCTGGGCATACTAAAGCAGTCTTTTGTGTTGCTATTAGCTTAGATGGAAAAATTCTTGCTAGTGGTAGTTGGGATGAGACAATTAAGCTGTGGGAGATGGATAGTGGTAAATTAATTACAACTCTCACAGGTCATAGTGGTTCAGTGCGATCGCTTACAATTAGTCAAGATGGACAAACTTTAATTAGTGGCAGTTTTGACAAAACCATTAAGTTATGGAATTTATCTACAGGAGAATTAATAAATACCATTACTGATAATATAAATCCAATTAGTGCGATCGCACTTACCCCAGACAACCAAATTGCTAGTAGCGGCGAAGACGGCATCATTAGACTATGGGAACTCCAAACTGGTAAATGCAGCAGTATACTTACGGGTAATCTCAGCAGTGTAGAGTCACTGGCAATTAGTCCAGATGCTTACATTGCTTCTGGTAGTGCCAACGGGATGATTAGCCTGTGGCAACTGCCTACAGGCTTATTAATTAACAGTTTTAAGGGACATTTAGGACAGGTAACATCTGGAGTATTCAGCTTTGATGGGCAAACTTATATTAGTGGTAGTTCCGATGGCACAATTAAGATTTGGTATTTGCAAAGTAACGGCAAATTGAAAGAATCGCCTGTACATATTCTGAGCAATCAAAACAGTAATGTAGTAATGTCTTTAGCGGTAAGTGTTGATGGTAAAACTTTGGTTGCAGCCTGTGCAGATGGTAGCATCCAGATTTGGAAATGTGATTAA
- the crcB gene encoding fluoride efflux transporter CrcB gives MLESDIRNPIAISLGAIAGALSRYYITLWFSKTFGTGFPYGTFFINLTGCCAMGFFATLVLEKFVSIPPEIRLMVTTGFLGAYTTFSTYGLDTVTLMRDRNLQIATFYWLGSAVMGIISVQLGITLARLWRFYQ, from the coding sequence ATGCTAGAATCGGATATCCGCAATCCTATTGCCATCAGCTTAGGTGCGATCGCAGGTGCGTTAAGTCGCTATTACATTACACTATGGTTTTCTAAAACCTTTGGTACTGGATTCCCATACGGCACTTTTTTCATTAATTTAACTGGCTGTTGTGCAATGGGCTTTTTCGCCACTCTGGTATTAGAAAAATTTGTCAGTATTCCACCAGAAATCAGATTAATGGTAACAACTGGCTTTTTAGGTGCTTATACTACTTTCTCAACTTATGGGTTAGATACGGTTACGCTGATGCGCGATCGCAATCTACAAATAGCGACTTTTTACTGGCTAGGTAGTGCTGTTATGGGGATAATTAGCGTACAACTAGGTATAACTCTCGCCCGTTTGTGGCGGTTTTATCAATAA
- the mgtE gene encoding magnesium transporter, whose protein sequence is MTDTNILTQTKSRTEIRLELRSQLQTLLEAQNLEAAKDLLQRVQPVDIAEAIAGLPQTTQVIAFRLLPKNQAIEVYEYFDSTVQHSLIAEFKNQEVQDIFDQMSPDDRTRLLDELPARVVTRLIEQLSTEERQATAQLLGYHAGTAGRIMTPEYIALKDNFTVAQALERIRSLAKITEIIYYLYVTDTNRCLSGIVSLRDLVTAQPNQTLGEIITRDVVFVNTDTDQEEVAKLIQRYDFLAVPVVDREQRLVGIVTVDDVMDIIEQETTKDIYALGGVQSGGDSYFQTNLFTVARKRVVWLLILLLTNTVTGSIIKSQEDLLQQVVTLAVFIPLLTGTGGNVGAQSSTVVIRGLNTDELQAMGATKIVLREAIAGAMLGVTLGTLAMVWAYWLQGNLFVAIAVGVSLVAIAILASVTGSALPFLFRSFGLDPALMSAPFITTAVDVLGVLIYFNIARLILNL, encoded by the coding sequence TTGACTGACACTAACATTCTCACCCAGACAAAATCGCGCACTGAAATCCGATTAGAGTTGCGATCGCAACTACAAACCCTACTAGAAGCACAAAACTTGGAAGCAGCTAAAGATTTACTGCAAAGAGTGCAACCAGTAGATATTGCCGAAGCTATTGCAGGTTTACCCCAAACCACACAAGTAATAGCTTTTCGCTTACTACCTAAAAATCAAGCTATAGAAGTATACGAATATTTCGACTCTACTGTACAACATTCACTGATCGCAGAATTTAAAAATCAAGAAGTCCAAGATATTTTCGATCAAATGTCGCCTGACGATCGCACGCGACTATTAGATGAGTTACCAGCTAGAGTTGTTACTCGTTTAATTGAACAACTCAGTACAGAAGAACGTCAAGCTACAGCACAGTTACTAGGCTACCATGCTGGTACTGCTGGCAGAATAATGACCCCTGAGTATATTGCTTTAAAAGATAATTTTACAGTTGCTCAGGCATTAGAACGCATTCGCAGTTTAGCCAAAATTACCGAAATTATCTATTACCTCTATGTTACAGATACAAATCGCTGCTTAAGTGGCATTGTCTCGTTACGGGATTTAGTCACGGCTCAACCAAATCAAACTTTAGGTGAAATTATCACTCGCGACGTAGTTTTTGTAAATACAGATACTGATCAAGAAGAAGTAGCAAAATTAATCCAACGCTATGATTTTTTAGCAGTACCCGTAGTTGATCGCGAACAACGTTTAGTCGGTATTGTCACAGTTGATGATGTGATGGATATTATTGAGCAAGAAACTACAAAAGATATTTACGCTTTGGGGGGTGTACAGTCTGGTGGTGATAGTTATTTTCAAACTAATTTATTTACAGTTGCGCGTAAGCGAGTTGTTTGGCTGTTAATTTTGCTACTTACAAATACTGTAACAGGCTCAATTATTAAATCTCAAGAGGATCTCTTGCAGCAAGTGGTAACATTAGCCGTGTTTATTCCCTTACTTACTGGTACTGGGGGAAATGTAGGCGCACAATCATCAACAGTAGTAATTCGCGGTTTAAATACTGATGAACTGCAAGCTATGGGAGCAACTAAAATTGTTTTGAGAGAAGCGATCGCTGGAGCAATGTTAGGCGTTACACTGGGAACTTTGGCGATGGTATGGGCTTATTGGTTGCAGGGAAATTTGTTTGTTGCTATAGCTGTAGGTGTTAGCTTAGTTGCGATCGCTATTTTAGCTTCTGTTACTGGTTCTGCATTGCCGTTTCTGTTTCGTTCTTTCGGCTTAGACCCAGCTTTAATGTCTGCTCCTTTCATCACCACAGCCGTTGATGTTTTAGGAGTATTAATCTATTTTAACATAGCACGACTGATTTTAAACTTATAA
- a CDS encoding N,N-dimethylformamidase beta subunit family domain-containing protein, whose protein sequence is MKTQVKSRRRQFLKSFFFGLSATFSFRVAANARDLQNSKIRLTQQIEDHSDTVKSVRTSNPIVIENQKQGTTDWQLTNPATKQEIEGYASLTSINRGGKISLFVNTNDPTYTIEIFRMGWYDGTGGRRITDKIALSGIKQPPPVEDKDSGLIECDWKNPYILNIPYNSNDATDWASGVYLAKLTASKSGKQSYIIFVVRDDARNSDILFQQSVTTYQAYNNWGNKSLYRWNSRRIQAYQVSFNRPYSKSPNPAAAYGVGAGEFLTNFQPTSRTSTAGWEYNMVRWLEKSGYDVSYATNIDTHANHNLLLSHKAFLSVGHDEYWSWQMRENVETALKNKVSLGFFGANTCFWQIRLDLSPITKVPYRTIIAYKENAALDYYQDHRNTTLWRQSPVQRPEDALIGVMYDSDPVDDEIVIDNAPAWLLSNTSLTKGSVLPGLLGYEVDRMFGNAPANTIRVAHSPYRYKGRTRYADMTVYTASSGATVFATGSMQWVWSLDDYNAPKLRSSRLNLDAQQMTHNVLARLLKIV, encoded by the coding sequence ATGAAAACTCAAGTTAAATCACGCAGAAGGCAGTTTTTAAAAAGTTTTTTTTTCGGTCTATCAGCTACTTTTTCATTTCGTGTAGCAGCCAACGCCAGGGATTTGCAGAATAGTAAAATTAGATTAACTCAACAAATTGAAGATCATAGTGATACTGTTAAATCTGTCCGTACTAGCAACCCAATCGTTATAGAAAATCAGAAGCAAGGAACAACAGACTGGCAACTGACGAATCCTGCTACTAAGCAGGAAATAGAAGGATACGCATCACTTACCAGTATTAATCGTGGTGGCAAAATTAGCTTATTTGTCAATACAAATGACCCTACCTACACAATTGAAATTTTTCGTATGGGTTGGTATGACGGTACTGGTGGGCGTAGAATCACCGATAAAATCGCACTTTCAGGGATTAAACAACCACCGCCTGTTGAGGATAAAGATAGTGGATTAATTGAATGTGATTGGAAAAACCCCTATATTTTAAATATTCCATATAATTCTAATGATGCCACTGACTGGGCAAGTGGTGTTTATTTAGCAAAACTAACTGCAAGTAAATCTGGTAAGCAAAGTTACATTATTTTTGTAGTACGAGATGATGCCCGTAATTCTGATATCCTGTTTCAACAAAGTGTTACTACTTATCAGGCATATAACAATTGGGGGAATAAATCACTTTATCGTTGGAACAGTCGGCGGATACAAGCATATCAAGTTTCTTTCAATCGTCCATATTCTAAAAGTCCTAACCCTGCTGCTGCTTACGGAGTAGGCGCTGGTGAGTTTTTGACAAATTTTCAACCCACTAGCAGAACTTCCACTGCTGGGTGGGAATATAACATGGTACGCTGGCTAGAAAAATCAGGTTATGATGTCAGCTACGCCACAAATATAGATACTCACGCTAATCATAATTTACTATTGTCTCACAAAGCTTTTTTATCTGTCGGACATGATGAATATTGGTCTTGGCAGATGCGAGAAAATGTGGAAACAGCACTTAAAAACAAAGTTAGTTTAGGTTTTTTCGGTGCTAACACCTGTTTTTGGCAAATTCGTTTAGATCTTAGTCCTATTACCAAAGTACCTTATCGTACTATTATTGCTTATAAAGAAAATGCGGCTCTAGACTATTATCAAGATCATCGTAATACTACTTTATGGCGGCAATCACCTGTGCAACGTCCAGAAGACGCTTTGATTGGCGTGATGTACGATAGTGATCCAGTAGATGATGAAATTGTAATTGACAATGCTCCAGCATGGCTATTGAGTAATACCAGTTTAACTAAGGGTTCTGTTTTGCCAGGGTTACTTGGTTATGAAGTAGATAGAATGTTTGGCAATGCACCAGCAAATACAATTCGAGTTGCACACTCACCTTATCGTTACAAGGGTCGCACTCGCTATGCTGATATGACGGTTTATACTGCTAGTAGTGGTGCAACAGTATTTGCAACAGGATCAATGCAATGGGTTTGGAGTTTAGATGACTACAATGCACCTAAATTACGTTCATCACGCTTAAATCTAGATGCCCAGCAAATGACACATAATGTTTTAGCACGTTTACTTAAGATTGTTTGA
- the msrA gene encoding peptide-methionine (S)-S-oxide reductase MsrA: MAIFGFGKKLSVPKPEDALPGRAEPIPVPAHHYVNGNPLKPPFPDGMEMAIFGMGCFWGAERKFWQENGVFSTAVGYAAGSTPNPTYQEVCSGLTGHNEVVLVVFDPKVISYEALLKVFWESHNPTQGMRQGNDTGTQYRSGIYVYSEGQKQLAEASRDAYQQALTAKGYGNITTEILDAPEFYYAEGYHQQYLAKNPGGYCGLGGTNVACPISPLAVK, encoded by the coding sequence ATGGCGATATTTGGATTTGGTAAAAAACTTTCTGTACCTAAACCGGAAGACGCATTACCAGGCAGAGCAGAACCCATACCAGTACCCGCTCATCATTACGTCAACGGCAACCCCCTCAAGCCTCCTTTTCCTGATGGTATGGAAATGGCGATATTTGGCATGGGGTGTTTTTGGGGAGCAGAACGCAAATTTTGGCAGGAAAACGGCGTGTTTAGCACCGCAGTTGGTTATGCAGCAGGATCTACGCCTAATCCCACATATCAAGAAGTATGTAGTGGGTTAACTGGTCACAACGAAGTTGTGTTAGTTGTTTTTGACCCAAAAGTAATCAGTTATGAAGCGCTGTTGAAAGTCTTTTGGGAAAGCCACAATCCCACTCAAGGTATGCGCCAAGGTAATGATACAGGTACTCAGTACCGCTCTGGAATTTATGTTTATTCAGAAGGTCAAAAGCAACTAGCAGAAGCATCACGAGATGCTTATCAGCAAGCTTTGACAGCAAAAGGCTATGGCAATATCACTACAGAAATTCTTGATGCGCCTGAGTTTTACTACGCAGAAGGCTATCATCAACAATATCTCGCTAAAAATCCTGGTGGTTATTGTGGTTTAGGTGGTACAAACGTTGCTTGTCCCATCAGTCCTTTAGCTGTTAAATAA
- a CDS encoding glycosyltransferase family 2 protein, protein MQNTKLSIVIVTYKTCQFLKNLIISLQEDCLNLDLNIDIIVVDNNSEDGTKEMLKEKFPDVILISNEHNYGPARAFNMGIRLAFENKSDFVILANSDIKVIEGTVSSMVNYLNSNPHVDGVCGSILNPDLTKQFQRTHIISFKKPDFSQAFQIEWIGNFFSMVRINCFEKIGLYDENYYFYNEDLDWIERAKKAKMTFMYIPTAPVIHYGGQGKKHNISAILIDFPRANIYYYRKFYNNLIWLFYIGILLEINYKILLIKIQKLKEKDHKELDAALDIYSKSLKLMGEEIKKPRPFIGTEPKL, encoded by the coding sequence ATGCAAAACACAAAACTTTCGATTGTTATTGTTACTTATAAAACTTGCCAATTCTTAAAAAACTTGATTATTTCATTGCAGGAAGATTGTTTAAATCTTGATTTAAACATAGATATTATTGTCGTTGATAATAATTCCGAAGATGGAACTAAAGAAATGCTCAAGGAAAAATTTCCCGATGTCATTTTAATTTCAAATGAGCACAATTATGGGCCAGCTAGAGCCTTTAACATGGGTATACGTCTAGCATTTGAAAATAAAAGTGATTTTGTTATTTTAGCTAATAGCGATATTAAAGTAATTGAAGGCACAGTATCATCAATGGTCAATTACTTAAACTCAAATCCCCATGTAGACGGTGTTTGTGGATCTATTCTTAATCCAGACCTGACTAAACAATTCCAAAGAACTCATATAATTAGCTTTAAAAAACCAGATTTTTCCCAAGCATTTCAAATTGAATGGATTGGCAATTTTTTTAGCATGGTTAGAATAAATTGTTTTGAAAAAATTGGTTTATATGATGAAAATTACTATTTTTACAATGAAGACCTAGATTGGATCGAAAGAGCGAAGAAAGCAAAAATGACTTTTATGTATATTCCGACTGCTCCTGTAATTCATTACGGGGGACAAGGCAAAAAACATAACATTAGTGCTATTTTAATTGATTTTCCCAGAGCAAATATTTATTATTATCGTAAATTTTACAATAATTTAATTTGGTTATTCTACATTGGGATTTTGTTGGAAATAAACTACAAGATTTTATTGATAAAAATTCAAAAGCTAAAGGAGAAAGACCACAAAGAATTAGATGCGGCGCTAGATATTTACTCCAAATCATTAAAATTAATGGGAGAAGAAATTAAAAAGCCGCGTCCATTTATTGGAACTGAACCGAAGTTATAA